The DNA window TTAAGTTATAGTGTAATTACAAGGCTGTGTATGacaataaaatatgatttcaGCTTCATAAGTCTCTGTTTAATGTGGTCAAAACAATGGTTAAACCTAAACATGAGGAAGCTCAGGGAACTCGAAACCTACAAATGCCTAGCGTCGGACACCATAATTACGCTTATGAATTGAAAACTGCAAACCACCTGCTTCCCACACTTATAAGCCCATTTAATTTCGGTCTACCCACCACTTCCATGTTTCCCAAGAGCCAGGTTTCCCCATGGATTAGCAACTCCAACCCCAATTTCAatcaaaaaccaataaatggTAATTCAATTAAGCCGTATCTAAATCAACCGCGAAATTGCCCAATTTTTCCACTGTAGATCCCCAGCTAGGTGGGCCCAAATTGCAGTTCGATTCCGAACCCGAATCCTCCAGCTGTTGCCGAGTGGTTATGGCGATGCCCGATCCAAGAGTCGAAAAGGGTGCCCCAGACACAACGTAATGCTCCACTTACTTCCTCGAATGCGAGCACATACAAAGaccgaaaaaaaacaaaaaaaagcctCGCTGAGGTGCTTTCAATTTGCACAAAACTCCACATAAATTACATAAGTTGACCATAAAACCCGGGGAAGCAGAGCATTTGGCAGGAGAGGCAGCAGAAGAAGCGGCAGAATGGGTGCGGTAAGTGCACCTTTTTGGAGCGGCTCTTGGAAACTGGTTGACCAACTGACCTTGAGGCACTTTGGAGATGGGGCCGCTTACGCAACACACGAATATACCCCGAACTTCCAGTTCGATCTTCTTCTCAACACGAAAGTCAACAAATTGCAGCTTCCCCAGCGACGATTGCAAAATTACATTTGAAGTTTTTGGTGCGCCGCCGTGTTGGTCTTCAGTTTTTCCCCCAACAACAACTTGTCAGATCTTTGGCTTGtcaaaaatgtaaacacaaAAGTCTCGGGAGgggagaaaaaaaaataataccaaaaagaaaaaaggtgTATAAAAAACGAAGCGACGTCGCCGCCGACGCCGCTGCTCTTGGCCAGGTCTCAAGTGCGATATAAAAGCCCGGCCACCAGCCGATCAGCGATCCACAGTCCAAAGTCGCTTGCAGCTAAAGACATCCCAGTGCACAGAGTTTAACCACCCCAGAAAATATGTTCAAATTCGTGTTGATCGCCAGCCTGCTGGTCGCCATTTCCCTGGCAGCTCCTGCCGTGAGTGTTAACAAATATTCgaaaactacaaaataaatgaGACATGGACATGGTCAAGAAAGTTTGCGGGTCCACAAGTTTCCATTTAGTGACAATGAATTCAGTTAATAACGCGTTGTTGCCGCCGTgtcgctgatgttgctgcggGGTTTTCACGATCGCACGCACTTGGGTCGCTTGGTGCTGCGGTCCATTTCGCACTTCTCGAAGCTGCCGCACTTGACGTTGCCGCAGTAGCTGCCAGTTGCTCCGCCTAAAgttagaaattaaaaaattattaatttccaaaaatatgGATCCTATTCCAGGCTATTTTGATGGAAAAGCTATGAGAAATAGCTTATTTGATTGGTTTTCCATAGGCCTAAATTAATGGTtccttttccaattttttttatagaaaagaaagagtatttttctttaaaatcaatattttttagaccTAGATCTTGACCAGAGACCTTAAAGTATGGTTTTAAATGCAATTCCAGGATATTTTGCAATTCCTATTCCAAGATATTTTGATGGAAAAGCTATAAGAAATAGCTTAATTTATTGGTTTTCCATAGGCCTAAATTAATGGTtccttttccaatttttttatagaaaaaaaagagtaaactgttaattttttttttttttttaaataaataatttttagacCTAGATCTTGACCAGAGATCTTAAAGTATGTTGCCAACTCcaatttttttgataaaataataattaccaACGTTTTTATTACAGAaagttttttgaaaaaagtttaaaatttgCATTATAAGAAgtggttttattattattatcaataatGTTATAGTAAccgtttttaaaatactttttctgtaaaagtaaaaactgaaattttttgtgtgaaaaaaacaaaaatatttcataaatgcatttaaacaaaaaatactctATCCCTTTACAAAAAGATCAATATTAATCATGCTAACTTGCATATCTGCATAAAAATATCTATAAGATCTATGAACTGCCTGCCCACTGGATAATTGTTCATATGGTCAAAACTCAAACCGGTATATGTTCTTTTTGCTTTAATATAACTTCTGAGAGAACTTACTGTTTTTGCTGCCAAACGGCGACTTGTCGGCCCCGGAATTTCCCAGCAAATTGGGCTGAACACAGCTGCGACCATTGCACAGGTTGGGGCAGCACTTTCCTCCGATCGCACTGCACTCGCTGTCATGCAAACAttttggggtgcagttttggACCTTTGTGGACGAAGGACAGTCTGCCGGGAAAGGGAGCAAATGTGAAAGCTCTGGAAAAGCCGAAAATGGGCACTTACCACTCGCAGCAAAGGCGGCAACCACACAGGCGGCCATTAACAGCGCAAGAAAGCCCAGCTTAACtgaaattatataaatgtaaaagcAAATTCTGGGGGTTCCGCATTTCGTGCGAATTTTTATCGCTGTTTACTTGGACCTACCCATGATGATAGTTGAACGTCCGCTGTGTTACTATAGTCAACTCCGACTGCCGTTCATCGGGCTTTATATGCCCCGATCGGCGGTTTCGAGTCGAACAAGTTTTCTGCTTATTTGCCTTCGTATTTCTcatttttcactttattttttgtatcttaCCTCCCCAACTTGCCTTGACGAGAGGTACTAAGACAAAGGAACGTAAAAACACGgacaaaaacaacagcaaaacaCTTATCATTTTGACTTTGAATTTACATACAAGCAGCATCGGAATAGGCGGTAATCGAAGACCCTaccctaaaaaaaatatgtaaccCCAAAGTAGTACGGCTTTAGGAAAAGTAATCAACTCGAAAATAACATTAGCTAGATTTTTACTCTCATGGGATCTTTTGACGGCTTAACTTTATCAACTTCAACTTACCGCTATAGGGTATCTGATAACCTCAAGACCCCAACCTAAAACACATATCTTGACTATAACACATCGACATATTTCAATTACTATTTCCGTTCATGCACAAAAATCAGGGGAAAAATGTGTCAAAACGTCGCGTCGTAATGAATATATCATTTCTTCGACTTAAATCATGCTTGAGTCACTCCGCCACAGTCCATGTTCATACGGGACTTGGAAGTCAAGATATAAAACTTTGtaactaaaatatataatattatcatGGTAATATCACACGGCAGGCGACCGTAAAACTTAATAGTTTTCCGGTTCAATGGGTCATTGTTAATTACCGGCACGGGGAATCCCAAAGTCTAGGTGACCGacctataatatttaaatattcagcttagaaactaataaaaatagaaatatttacacaataaatgtaaaaaaaggGGGCGTGCCAGGTGACACGGCCGAGAATCTTTAGagccttttaaaaattataattatatgattatatattttgacTTTTTCAGCGCGAAGAGACCGATGCGGAAAAGGCTGAGAGGGAGGAGTACGAGAAATATCAGAATGAAAATGCACAATACGCGTTCAGTTCCAAGGTGGACGATAAAATTAACGACGGACTCATTACCCGGACTGAGGAGCGTGAAGGAGGCACAGTGCGTGGTTCCTACAGCTACTTCGATGGATTTGTGCAACGCCTTGTCGAGTACATCGCTGACGAGAATGGCTACAGGGTGCTTAAGGACGAGATGAAGGACGTTGGCAATGGCCCACAGTTCAATCCCGAGGGCCAAGCCGACGTAGAGGGTTCTCTGATCGGCAAGTACTCCATCAAGTTGGACAAGACCGACGACGAGAAGCACTACAAGGACATTCACGCCTAAGAGAATATGAGTTGCAGATTTCTAACATTTAGAAATGGACTGAATACATCGTAGAGCCTTAAAGTAATGTAAACACCTTCTgaacaaaaattgtattttttctccgaaataaaacatcaacaaaattaatttacgtAAGAATGCAACTGAACAGTGAAGAGAAGGGCCCACggttattttcttattttcaaatttatttgtaataatgtttatttattggttAATTTTGCGGTAAGTGCATCTAGGAGCAAAACGTTGTTCTTCGTTaaggttttgtttttgaatttggaTTTATCTGGCCATTGATttttgctgatgttgctgttgattTACTCTGgctataattaatttaatttcctcatactggtttcttttttccattttgtagttcttttttttcttttcatatttttcatgTATTTTCGTATTTATCAACAGTTTTAGCTTAACATATAGGGTTTCGTTTTGAAATCAATTACGTGTATTACATTTACGTTTATGCGCTACATGCTAAAGAAATGTGGGCGTGGAGAGTCTTAAATCGCTTGGGTGAGTGTGTATGTGGGTGTTGTCGGGTGGATAATACTAAACTTAGAGAgttacaaattaaagcttaGGCGCTGGGCCCAAGCTTTCTCAAAATACATTatgaatatttcataaattacaCAGTGAATTATAGTTTACTTAACTAACAATAAGTATATTGATCATGTTCGTATATTCATAGATCGAACCAACCGAATcacgaataaattataaaaatatagtcATTAGACGTGAGAGAGTCCATATGCTAACCTAACCTCGTATGTAGTTCATATTGTTCcatataaattacatttaaacaTAGATTTATTTACAATTGAAGTAGTTCTCTTCATATTTACTTTGctgtaatttaaatgataGCTTTCATATCGAAatctattgttttttttagagtGCTTGTGATATCCTTAAACAATCACAAAAATCAACGAGTATCTTTAGGGATATGCAACAAGCACAACACACAACACTAGCTTGCATTTTAGGCTTAACTCCTCGTCTGTCTTCCCTATCTTTATACAAAAAGTGTTACGAATTGCCAGTTTTGCTTAGTTTACATGAATTGCAAATGAAgtttaatatacatttatgTATGGTTGCCGTTACTGCGTCTGTGCGTAAGCCTCTGCACTTGCATGGTTTTTCTTTGTTGGTTGTACACTTGGTTTATGCCTTTTCTCTCATCGATTTCTACAGTTCACAATTCAAACATTCGGTATCTCTCTCTACTGAGATCGACTACAGATACGGGTCTCTAAATAACTATAATACGTTATCCATCTCATCTTATCACGCAGGCGACGCACAGTTTAGCCGCACCGATACAGTCGTCGTGACAGAAGGCTCCACACTGCTGGCAGATCACCATGGCGTTTAGTGAGCAGGCACAATTGtttggcgctgctgctgcctcatTGCCTGGCGGAGTGTTCTCGCCGCTCGGATGCAATTGCAGCAGTGGATGCTGATGCTGCGCAGCAGAAGGCTGTGACTGTGGCTGCTGGTTGACTGGCGAAGGTGCCGCTGTTGGTGCTGCGTTGGTCGTCACAATGTAGTTGTTGCCAGCTTCCATGAGGGAGACGGACGATGAGTTGGTATTGCTGCCGTCGATGTAGGCGATATTAGGTCCTAGTGGGAAATGATTTCAatacattaataataaaatacagcACTGAAGTCGTAAGTGCTATAGTTAAATacttacaaataaaattaataatctaTGAAATTTAAACATGTTTATTAAAGTGGTATCTAGAAGGGGCCGTATAGACTAGAAATTAGGGTACAGAACATTTTTGATTCTACGTGTATGATCTACAAACTTAAAAAGCTTTTGAAGTATTAGGATATTATTTACATACAAGTTTTCATATGTATCATTGGCCCTGCTATTCGACCGATTTGTGGGTATTCAAATCTTTTCTAGTACATGCAACTTGTCTagttaaaatacaaaacaaaaaagtgaTTCTATCACGTCGATTAATCTAAAAATCTATGCAACGAAATAATGTTTGCGTGCCAATTATGGTAACGTGACCAACAGGTTGATGAATTTGTGGGTGGTGATTTGAAAGACGTACCTCGCTAACCACTAATAATACACCAATTTACCTGCAGCGATATTGCGCCGCACAATATTCGCGGCGGCGCTCACATTGCCcagcggctgcggctgctgatgctgttgctgttgctgcagctCGTGGTGGTGATGATGCAACGGATCAGTGCCGGACATCGCTGGCGACATAACGTTGCCGCTGCCTGCAGTTGTATCCACCGAGGCTGGACGCCCGCGTCCACCCATGGTAATGCCGTTCAGGCTTTGAAGCGGATTCTGAACAGTAACGAACTGAATAACATACAAATTTTAGTAAGTTGTCATATATATAAGAGCAAAATAACGGCTCACCTGGTTTTGATGCATCGGTGGGGCGCTGGAAGCCCTAGGCGCTTGATTGTCAGCTGCACCCACATTTGCGCGGTGAACAAGAACATACTGACCGCTACCATTCTGGTGGATCAGTTGCTCCGGTGCCGCCTGCTGAGGATTTTGCACTGACACTGGCACTGGCGAAGTGGCCGATtgatgatgctgctgctgcagtaaCTGCAACTGTTGGGGAGTAGCTGTAGCTCCGCCAGAACCTGGATTGAACACATGACGGATGATGGTGGTGGGCGAGGGCTTTCTTTGGACATATTTCTTTCGCGGAAAGCCGCTCATTCGGGGACCAATGACCTGGAACAACAATGCATTATTTTAgtttgcaaataaaataatgaaatgtTAGCTAACTTCTACCTTATACACTCCCGGACGTCCGACACCCATTACATTAGGCGGCAATCCAGCGGGCAGAGCCCCTGCCCCAACGGCTCCGCTGACCAACAGTTCTTCCTGCTTCAAAATATTCTGCGGCGGGGCTGCGgccacagctgctgctcccaTACTCCCGCTAGCCGTCGTCACGTTGGACATGGGTGTGGCGGCTACCGTTGAAACATTtagggtcaccgggttgacGGGCGTCGCCGCAGTAGTTGCCGTCGGCTGATGCTGGTTGAGAATGGCGGCAGGCGGGCGCAGTTGCGCCTTAAGGTTTTCGCGATTCGGGCTATTTTGGATAACGGCCTGGCAGATTTGATAGCTACGCTCCAGATTGACCGCACCCGGTGGCAACCTGTTGCTGGTGGCCTTGCGGCCCTTGCCCGTTGGCATTTTTGGCTGCAACCTCTGCTGCGCTATGGTGGTTGGCACCCCTGATGGGGGCAAGGCTTTCATCGTCAGCACATTGGGAATAGTGGGCAACTGCTGCATATTGCTGTTGTGATTAGCcaggtgttgctgctgctggtgctgttgctgctgggctgtttgctgctgttgttgttgggggGCAGGTACTGGCGGCGATTGTTGCGCGCTTGTCACAGCAACAACATTAGCGTAGGCGGACGGAATAGTTGCGGaatttgctgttgttgctgctgtggtagGCGATGCATTGGCAGGTCGCGTCATGGAGATGATATTCAGTGGCTTGGCAATGAACTTGGACTGCGTTGTCGCTGGAGCAAcattttgctgctgctgttgttgctgctgctgcagtagATTGTTGTTAGCGGCCTGGGCCAGTAGTTGTCGCTGATGCAGTTGGGCCTGTTGCAGGGCAAACTGCTGAatttgctgttgcttttgttgtgcAGCAGCCTGCTGCtccagttgctgttgctgctggtgttgttgGGCAAGCAAATTGGGAGACAAGAACTGTTGTCCTCCGTTGCGTAGAGCCACTGGTAATGTCTTGGTCAAAGCGTTGCTACTGGTTGCTTGctgttgtggctgctgctgatgttgttgatgctgttgttgttgctgctgttgctgtgcgGCAGCCGCCTGCAGCGTAAATTGTTGTagtagctgctgttgttgttgctggcgctgCTGTTGTAGCAGAAAGTTTCCAATAATCTGACCATTGGAGTCCACCAAAATCTGTCGCTGCTGCGGTGCATTTTGCTGTGCGTTTTGctggggctgctgctgctgtgctgtTTGCTGCGGCAGCTGACTGATGGTGaggctgttgctgttgctgcaaaGGCTTagattgttgctgctgtcgttgctgttgctgctgttggtgatAACTGTGCTAGACACCTCCATTTCGGCAGCAGACATTGGAACTGTGTCGCAGAGCATTTCCTGGCCGATCtaatgggaaataatattattaataacatgAATAGACaataaactattttatataGTGCTCtgattttaacacaaaaaaaagattCTAAGATCGTAAATACCTAATCCTCCGACTTattcataaaaacattttataaaattaaagttcTATCTTTTAAAATCCCTGATAAGATAAACTTTTTGTGGAACTCACATCATTTCCATATTCGCTATGAGCTTGCGGCataaacgaatgctgcgacaGTTGCACCACATCTTGGATATGCacctgctgatgctgctgctgctgctgctgctgttgatgttgctgcagTTTATCCACTATCTCGCGCACGACTTCGCTGTCTTCGTCCATAATCTGCTGCCCCTGCTGATCCTCCGTGATACATTCCACCACCTCATCGTCTTCCTCCTCCTGGTCATCGTCCTCATCTTCGTCATCAAGCACTTCGTGGCACACATCGTTTTCCATTATGTCGTCGATAACGTCGGCATCTTGCACCACATCCATCAGATCAATACCTTCGTGGCTAAGGTTTCGCTGCTGATCCCCACTCGACTGTGAACTGCTCAATTTAATGTCGCCAAAGTTCCAATCGTGCTGCACATGCTGGTACATTTCAGTAGAGTTTAATTCAACGGGCAactcctgttgctgctgctgttgttgctgctgcaacttAGCCACCGTTGAGAGCATGGCTTGAACATTTGCCAAAGTGGTTTCAGCTGTAGTCACCAGCGTCAGTGGAGCTGTTGCTGTCCCGGTTGACGACGAGGTCGTCGGCGCGGTCGTCGTTGATCCGGAATTGCTGCTGGAGCACGATGACGACATGGAGGCGGTGGAGGATGAGGACGATGTGCAGCTGGTGGATGTAATCGAACTGGCCGGCGTCGACCCAGAAATTGAGCTTGCAATGGGCATCGGTGAGTCCTCCAGCTTATCACTATGCTCTTCCAGTTTATTAGCTGCAGTGGTCGCCGCTACACAGGAAATGGGAACAATAAAACACATTAGATTCTGGATTACGTGAGAGATAAGTAAGTGATTACTGTTGGACGATGAAGATGAAGTGTAGTAGTTGTGATTGATGGTTGATTGATGGTCTTGGAAATAGGCTGATTAAAAAGAATGAAGGAAATTAGTTGCTTATACTGACAATAATCTAAATGAAAACTAACCGTGATCGATTGTATCTGCGAAAACGAAATCATGGCTGTTTGTTCCTGTCATAATATCTGCCTCGTTTGTATTCTCCAAAGGCGCTTTGGTTTCTATAAGTGTGAAGAATTtagtaaacaaaaattgtgcTTCTTAAAAACATATACAACTTACCAGCTGCTAGTTCAACGCTTTGCAAGTAGCTTACAAACTGGTTGACCACCTCCGGATTGGTTGCCAAGGGTTCCGGCTTTGGTGCGGCTGGGGTTACAGCAGCAATCGCTGTCAtggtagcagcagcagcaacaggttCGACCTCCTCAACATTATCCATTTGTTTGATGGCAACGATCACCTCCTCACTGCACTCAGATGGCTCAATTTTATCACAGGTACTGTTGATAAGtggctgatgttgttgttgttggggctgctgctcctcctccttgaTCTTGGTTTCTGCTGTGGCATGATCCACAAGATCAAGCGCTGGGGCAgcgacagcaacagcaacattcCCTGACTCATTAGGAACAATTTCGGCCATCTTCGGTTGCTTGCTGTCCTTCGATGTGCTGGGCAGCTCGTCGGGATCGTCGTCCAGCGTTATGGTGGCTATCGTTGTGGGTGCCTGGGCCTGCTTGCGCTGCGAAGGACTACTCGATGGACGTTTGAGGATACGGCGTTGCTGTTCGTTTAGCACACTATTCTGGCTGCTGGTGGCAGGTGTGCTTGATTTAGCTGCTACTGTTGTTGCTACTGTAGTTTTTGTGGTTGCTGCTGTCGTTTCGCACTTTGTGCTCTGAAAagtacaattattattaatttgattaggATATTAATGGTTTTAATTGCT is part of the Drosophila biarmipes strain raj3 chromosome 2R, RU_DBia_V1.1, whole genome shotgun sequence genome and encodes:
- the LOC108022612 gene encoding polycomb protein Asx isoform X1, whose translation is MKTITPDTTTTTASQHQQHLIPQADQHHQPMLQQQSLLAAPPPPIIMEHVNLVDDDEKDPLALEQVEVSPSTKHTHSLRRHLPRIIVKPIPPEKKPMAPSEEPVVSPAPAPAPAPAPPTRLICSRRIQQQQQVKAAAAAAAAAAAAAAAAAAASAQAQAAANYPSAISPGSKAGSSQASTMREVLASIPGFSVKPRRRSNKKLTTAAQIEQTKDGKIDLETPDSILASTNLRALLNKQTFSLLPPLYQYNLIQLLPSVDRETSELELPSSSGSGGSPSEAIRLSASCLNNEFFARACLEWRERLSEGEFTPENQLKLKTEAEREKNKLDPWKLKHFEPFWGEKSSRSKEKPEGDAKDQKLLASVKSEPKPPATSQQKPQRQQATCDNETELKFDLSTKCETTAATTKTTVATTVAAKSSTPATSSQNSVLNEQQRRILKRPSSSPSQRKQAQAPTTIATITLDDDPDELPSTSKDSKQPKMAEIVPNESGNVAVAVAAPALDLVDHATAETKIKEEEQQPQQQQHQPLINSTCDKIEPSECSEEVIVAIKQMDNVEEVEPVAAAATMTAIAAVTPAAPKPEPLATNPEVVNQFVSYLQSVELAAETKAPLENTNEADIMTGTNSHDFVFADTIDHAYFQDHQSTINHNYYTSSSSSNTATTAANKLEEHSDKLEDSPMPIASSISGSTPASSITSTSCTSSSSSTASMSSSCSSSNSGSTTTAPTTSSSTGTATAPLTLVTTAETTLANVQAMLSTVAKLQQQQQQQQQELPVELNSTEMYQHVQHDWNFGDIKLSSSQSSGDQQRNLSHEGIDLMDVVQDADVIDDIMENDVCHEVLDDEDEDDDQEEEDDEVVECITEDQQGQQIMDEDSEVVREIVDKLQQHQQQQQQQQHQQVHIQDVVQLSQHSFMPQAHSEYGNDIGQEMLCDTVPMSAAEMEVSSTVITNSSNSNDSSNNLSLCSNSNSLTISQLPQQTAQQQQPQQNAQQNAPQQRQILVDSNGQIIGNFLLQQQRQQQQQQLLQQFTLQAAAAQQQQQQQQHQQHQQQPQQQATSSNALTKTLPVALRNGGQQFLSPNLLAQQHQQQQQLEQQAAAQQKQQQIQQFALQQAQLHQRQLLAQAANNNLLQQQQQQQQQNVAPATTQSKFIAKPLNIISMTRPANASPTTAATTANSATIPSAYANVVAVTSAQQSPPVPAPQQQQQQTAQQQQHQQQQHLANHNSNMQQLPTIPNVLTMKALPPSGVPTTIAQQRLQPKMPTGKGRKATSNRLPPGAVNLERSYQICQAVIQNSPNRENLKAQLRPPAAILNQHQPTATTAATPVNPVTLNVSTVAATPMSNVTTASGSMGAAAVAAAPPQNILKQEELLVSGAVGAGALPAGLPPNVMGVGRPGVYKVIGPRMSGFPRKKYVQRKPSPTTIIRHVFNPGSGGATATPQQLQLLQQQHHQSATSPVPVSVQNPQQAAPEQLIHQNGSGQYVLVHRANVGAADNQAPRASSAPPMHQNQFVTVQNPLQSLNGITMGGRGRPASVDTTAGSGNVMSPAMSGTDPLHHHHHELQQQQQHQQPQPLGNVSAAANIVRRNIAAGPNIAYIDGSNTNSSSVSLMEAGNNYIVTTNAAPTAAPSPVNQQPQSQPSAAQHQHPLLQLHPSGENTPPGNEAAAAPNNCACSLNAMVICQQCGAFCHDDCIGAAKLCVACVIR
- the LOC108022612 gene encoding polycomb protein Asx isoform X2; its protein translation is MKTITPDTTTTTASQHQQHLIPQADQHHQPMLQQQSLLAAPPPPIIMEHVNLVDDDEKDPLALEQVEVSPSTKHTHSLRRHLPRIIVKPIPPEKKPMAPSEEPVVSPAPAPAPAPAPPTRLICSRRIQQQQQVKAAAAAAAAAAAAAAAAAAASAQAQAAANYPSAISPGSKAGSSQASTMREVLASIPGFSVKPRRRSNKKLTTAAQIEQTKDGKIDLETPDSILASTNLRALLNKQTFSLLPPLYQYNLIQLLPSVDRETSELELPSSSGSGGSPSEAIRLSASCLNNEFFARACLEWRERLSEGEFTPENQLKLKTEAEREKNKLDPWKLKHFEPFWGEKSSRSKEKPEGDAKDQKLLASVKSEPKPPATSQQKPQRQQATCDNETELKFDLSTKCETTAATTKTTVATTVAAKSSTPATSSQNSVLNEQQRRILKRPSSSPSQRKQAQAPTTIATITLDDDPDELPSTSKDSKQPKMAEIVPNESGNVAVAVAAPALDLVDHATAETKIKEEEQQPQQQQHQPLINSTCDKIEPSECSEEVIVAIKQMDNVEEVEPVAAAATMTAIAAVTPAAPKPEPLATNPEVVNQFVSYLQSVELAAETKAPLENTNEADIMTGTNSHDFVFADTIDHAATTAANKLEEHSDKLEDSPMPIASSISGSTPASSITSTSCTSSSSSTASMSSSCSSSNSGSTTTAPTTSSSTGTATAPLTLVTTAETTLANVQAMLSTVAKLQQQQQQQQQELPVELNSTEMYQHVQHDWNFGDIKLSSSQSSGDQQRNLSHEGIDLMDVVQDADVIDDIMENDVCHEVLDDEDEDDDQEEEDDEVVECITEDQQGQQIMDEDSEVVREIVDKLQQHQQQQQQQQHQQVHIQDVVQLSQHSFMPQAHSEYGNDIGQEMLCDTVPMSAAEMEVSSTVITNSSNSNDSSNNLSLCSNSNSLTISQLPQQTAQQQQPQQNAQQNAPQQRQILVDSNGQIIGNFLLQQQRQQQQQQLLQQFTLQAAAAQQQQQQQQHQQHQQQPQQQATSSNALTKTLPVALRNGGQQFLSPNLLAQQHQQQQQLEQQAAAQQKQQQIQQFALQQAQLHQRQLLAQAANNNLLQQQQQQQQQNVAPATTQSKFIAKPLNIISMTRPANASPTTAATTANSATIPSAYANVVAVTSAQQSPPVPAPQQQQQQTAQQQQHQQQQHLANHNSNMQQLPTIPNVLTMKALPPSGVPTTIAQQRLQPKMPTGKGRKATSNRLPPGAVNLERSYQICQAVIQNSPNRENLKAQLRPPAAILNQHQPTATTAATPVNPVTLNVSTVAATPMSNVTTASGSMGAAAVAAAPPQNILKQEELLVSGAVGAGALPAGLPPNVMGVGRPGVYKVIGPRMSGFPRKKYVQRKPSPTTIIRHVFNPGSGGATATPQQLQLLQQQHHQSATSPVPVSVQNPQQAAPEQLIHQNGSGQYVLVHRANVGAADNQAPRASSAPPMHQNQFVTVQNPLQSLNGITMGGRGRPASVDTTAGSGNVMSPAMSGTDPLHHHHHELQQQQQHQQPQPLGNVSAAANIVRRNIAAGPNIAYIDGSNTNSSSVSLMEAGNNYIVTTNAAPTAAPSPVNQQPQSQPSAAQHQHPLLQLHPSGENTPPGNEAAAAPNNCACSLNAMVICQQCGAFCHDDCIGAAKLCVACVIR
- the LOC108022612 gene encoding polycomb protein Asx isoform X3, translated to MKTITPDTTTTTASQHQQHLIPQADQHHQPMLQQQSLLAAPPPPIIMEHVNLVDDDEKDPLALEQVEVSPSTKHTHSLRRHLPRIIVKPIPPEKKPMAPSEEPVVSPAPAPAPAPAPPTRLICSRRIQQQQQVKAAAAAAAAAAAAAAAAAAASAQAQAAANYPSAISPGSKAGSSQASTMREVLASIPGFSVKPRRRSNKKLTTAAQIEQTKDGKIDLETPDSILASTNLRALLNKQTFSLLPPLYQYNLIQLLPSVDRETSELELPSSSGSGGSPSEAIRLSASCLNNEFFARACLEWRERLSEGEFTPENQLKLKTEAEREKNKLDPWKLKHFEPFWGEKSSRSKEKPEGDAKDQKLLASVKSEPKPPATSQQKPQRQQATCDNETELKFDLSTKCETTAATTKTTVATTVAAKSSTPATSSQNSVLNEQQRRILKRPSSSPSQRKQAQAPTTIATITLDDDPDELPSTSKDSKQPKMAEIVPNESGNVAVAVAAPALDLVDHATAETKIKEEEQQPQQQQHQPLINSTCDKIEPSECSEEVIVAIKQMDNVEEVEPVAAAATMTAIAAVTPAAPKPEPLATNPEVVNQFVSYLQSVELAAETKAPLENTNEADIMTGTNSHDFVFADTIDHAYFQDHQSTINHNYYTSSSSSNTATTAANKLEEHSDKLEDSPMPIASSISGSTPASSITSTSCTSSSSSTASMSSSCSSSNSGSTTTAPTTSSSTGTATAPLTLVTTAETTLANVQAMLSTVAKLQQQQQQQQQELPVELNSTEMYQHVQHDWNFGDIKLSSSQSSGDQQRNLSHEGIDLMDVVQDADVIDDIMENDVCHEVLDDEDEDDDQEEEDDEVVECITEDQQGQQIMDEDSEVVREIVDKLQQHQQQQQQQQHQQVHIQDVVQLSQHSFMPQAHSEYGNDIGQEMLCDTVPMSAAEMEVSSTVITNSSNSNDSSNNLSLCSNSNSLTISQLPQQTAQQQQPQQNAQQNAPQQRQILVDSNGQIIGNFLLQQQRQQQQQQLLQQFTLQAAAAQQQQQQQQHQQHQQQPQQQATSSNALTKTLPVALRNGGQQFLSPNLLAQQHQQQQQLEQQAAAQQKQQQIQQFALQQAQLHQRQLLAQAANNNLLQQQQQQQQQNVAPATTQSKFIAKPLNIISMTRPANASPTTAATTANSATIPSAYANVVAVTSAQQSPPVPAPQQQQQQTAQQQQHQQQQHLANHNSNMQQLPTIPNVLTMKALPPSGVPTTIAQQRLQPKMPTGKGRKATSNRLPPGAVNLERSYQICQAVIQNSPNRENLKAQLRPPAAILNQHQPTATTAATPVNPVTLNVSTVAATPMSNVTTASGSMGAAAVAAAPPQNILKQEELLVSGAVGAGALPAGLPPNVMGVGRPGVYKVIGPRMSGFPRKKYVQRKPSPTTIIRHVFNPGSGGATATPQQLQLLQQQHHQSATSPVPVSVQNPQQAAPEQLIHQNGSGQYVLVHRANVGAADNQAPRASSAPPMHQNQFVTVQNPLQSLNGITMGGRGRPASVDTTAGSGNVMSPAMSGTDPLHHHHHELQQQQQHQQPQPLGNVSAAANIVRRNIAAGKLVYY